Proteins from a single region of Planctomycetota bacterium:
- the prfA gene encoding peptide chain release factor 1 produces MLPTALITKLQETTARHAELQEKLNDPDVLSDSKQLVSISKESGRIAPVVELFADFEKTTADVAEMKELADDPEMAELAAEELPAAEDRLASLEQQLLDRFLAAEDSGVDKFFVELRAGTGGDEAALFVRDLLGMYQVYCESKGWAFAVDDFSETEHGGFKEAIISVRGDEAYRHLKFEAGGHRVQRVPETETQGRIHTSAATVAVLPELEDVEIHIDPKDIEEGGCKGGGPGGQNVNKVETGWRISHKPSGLQFKITEQKSQGQNKERAWALLRSTLYEMEQAKQHAEQTASRKSMMGSGDRSQRVRTYNFPQNRCTDHRLGGEDSETKNFNLDKIIAGDMALLIEALIQLDKQERLAAL; encoded by the coding sequence ATGCTTCCGACCGCGTTGATCACGAAACTGCAGGAAACCACCGCCCGCCATGCCGAGTTGCAGGAGAAGCTCAACGACCCCGACGTGCTGAGCGACTCGAAGCAGCTCGTGTCGATCAGCAAGGAGAGCGGCCGGATCGCGCCCGTGGTTGAGTTGTTTGCCGACTTCGAAAAGACCACGGCCGATGTCGCGGAGATGAAAGAGTTGGCCGACGACCCGGAGATGGCCGAGCTTGCGGCCGAGGAGTTGCCGGCGGCCGAAGATCGGCTCGCCAGCCTCGAGCAACAACTGCTCGACCGCTTCCTGGCCGCAGAGGATTCGGGCGTCGACAAGTTTTTCGTGGAGCTACGTGCGGGCACCGGTGGCGACGAAGCCGCACTATTCGTCCGCGACCTGCTCGGCATGTATCAGGTCTACTGCGAATCCAAAGGTTGGGCGTTCGCCGTCGACGACTTCTCCGAAACCGAGCACGGCGGCTTCAAGGAAGCGATCATCAGCGTCCGCGGCGACGAGGCATATCGGCACCTGAAGTTCGAGGCCGGCGGACATCGGGTGCAGCGCGTACCGGAAACGGAAACACAGGGCCGCATCCACACCAGTGCCGCGACCGTTGCCGTGCTACCCGAGCTCGAGGATGTCGAGATTCACATCGACCCCAAGGACATCGAGGAAGGCGGCTGCAAAGGCGGCGGCCCCGGCGGGCAGAACGTCAACAAGGTCGAGACCGGCTGGCGTATCAGCCACAAGCCCAGCGGTCTGCAGTTCAAGATCACCGAGCAAAAGTCGCAAGGCCAGAACAAGGAACGCGCCTGGGCACTGCTCCGCAGCACGCTCTACGAAATGGAGCAAGCCAAGCAACACGCCGAGCAGACCGCGTCGCGCAAGAGCATGATGGGCAGCGGCGATCGCAGCCAACGCGTCCGCACCTACAACTTCCCTCAAAACCGCTGCACCGACCATCGCCTGGGCGGCGAGGATTCGGAGACGAAGAACTTCAACCTCGACAAGATCATCGCCGGCGACATGGCACTGCTTATCGAAGCGCTCATCCAACTGGACAAGCAGGAGCGCCTGGCTGCGTTGTGA
- a CDS encoding YkgJ family cysteine cluster protein, with translation MRLAVVGPSPCGKCTAVCCKQTITEHAVLLEGPDEERRFGPWSETFVLNGNQSRRVIPYRAGRCPFLGEDDRCTIYDDRPLHCRRFECTKFFDHRGQHGHFLRTNNDVLRLLKGWA, from the coding sequence ATGCGCCTCGCCGTCGTCGGTCCAAGCCCGTGCGGAAAATGCACCGCGGTCTGCTGCAAGCAGACGATCACCGAGCACGCGGTGTTGCTGGAAGGGCCTGACGAGGAGCGACGCTTCGGGCCGTGGAGCGAGACGTTCGTGCTCAACGGCAACCAGAGCCGACGCGTCATCCCATACCGCGCGGGTCGTTGCCCCTTCCTCGGCGAAGACGATCGCTGCACGATCTACGACGACCGGCCCTTGCACTGCCGACGGTTCGAGTGCACCAAGTTCTTCGATCACCGCGGCCAACATGGTCATTTTCTGCGAACCAACAATGACGTCCTGCGACTGCTGAAAGGTTGGGCATGA
- a CDS encoding Uma2 family endonuclease, with product MGPTSTTTLDNPTPPRARPTPKSKRAEYAAAGIREYWIVDPTQRHIVVTMLDSGQTDYREVGNFRGDAEAKSVLIEGFAVKPKDTWAAAQAD from the coding sequence ATTGGACCTACGAGCACCACGACGCTCGACAACCCGACGCCTCCCAGAGCCCGTCCGACGCCCAAGTCGAAACGGGCCGAATACGCCGCGGCGGGTATTCGCGAATACTGGATCGTCGATCCGACACAACGGCATATCGTCGTAACCATGCTCGACTCCGGCCAAACCGACTACCGTGAAGTTGGCAACTTCCGTGGCGACGCCGAAGCCAAGTCGGTTCTCATCGAAGGCTTCGCGGTCAAGCCCAAAGACACTTGGGCTGCAGCCCAGGCCGATTAG
- a CDS encoding NAD(P)-dependent oxidoreductase gives MLVALTGASGFIGSYTAKALVQAGHEVRALVRESSRRDHIESSVNQFVVGTHDELHVAHELVKGVDAVIHNSVDWQPLRRDDVEAHFRGNVLGTLNLLEAARQAGCRQFVFVSSVATHHEIVTTPTITETHPLWPATLYGAYKAAVEPHLKAYHARYGMNTSAWRPAAVYGVDPDLQRSQWRGLIQRAAAGEKIDIDRGGKITHVQDVADALTCAIGDEQTAGQIYNLVDQYLYWQRVAELTKEVTGSTAEIVDRAETGPTNNFDTTKAETFFDRHGNTTALRRGETGVRDYIRALLATAV, from the coding sequence ATGCTTGTCGCACTCACCGGCGCATCTGGCTTCATCGGTTCCTACACGGCCAAGGCGCTCGTCCAGGCCGGCCACGAAGTTCGCGCGCTGGTCCGCGAATCCAGCCGACGCGATCACATCGAGTCATCGGTGAATCAGTTCGTCGTCGGCACCCACGACGAACTGCACGTTGCCCACGAACTGGTCAAAGGTGTCGACGCAGTCATTCACAACTCCGTCGACTGGCAGCCGCTGCGGCGCGACGATGTCGAGGCACATTTTCGCGGCAACGTGCTTGGGACGCTGAACCTGCTGGAAGCCGCCCGCCAGGCCGGTTGTCGGCAGTTTGTCTTTGTCTCGTCGGTTGCGACGCACCACGAAATCGTGACGACGCCGACCATCACCGAGACTCATCCGCTCTGGCCCGCGACGCTCTACGGCGCTTACAAGGCCGCGGTCGAGCCACACCTCAAGGCGTATCACGCGCGTTACGGCATGAACACCAGCGCCTGGCGGCCGGCCGCGGTTTACGGCGTCGACCCCGACCTCCAGCGCAGCCAGTGGCGGGGCCTCATCCAACGCGCCGCCGCTGGCGAGAAGATCGACATCGACCGCGGCGGCAAGATCACCCACGTTCAGGATGTCGCCGACGCCCTGACCTGCGCGATCGGCGATGAGCAAACTGCCGGACAGATTTACAACCTCGTCGACCAATACCTCTACTGGCAGCGTGTGGCCGAGCTCACGAAGGAAGTGACCGGCAGCACCGCCGAGATCGTCGACCGGGCGGAAACGGGCCCGACCAACAACTTCGACACCACCAAGGCCGAGACGTTCTTCGATCGCCACGGCAATACCACCGCGCTGCGTCGCGGCGAGACCGGCGTGCGGGATTACATCCGCGCATTGCTGGCGACGGCTGTGTGA
- the lepB gene encoding signal peptidase I, with protein MSDVSTSPQPEASTAPAQARKHSGGIKELVENMLIAFVLAFMFRCFVVEAFVIPTGSMAPTLLGAHMRFTDPDSGYRWITNYSAAGDINGQLIIPKTAVVVGQDGRGQNQVLPIISPNTLYRVPPIIEGDPDNDATAPPIHYGDRILVQKYIYILREPARWDVIVFKNPDIDKSGAEPYQQNYIKRLIGLPGETVMILDGDIYVADTPTPTAADYVIQTKPKKVQDALWRIVYDHDFKSQGLPRDIRRTDGKALGISDPAFVNPWSDLSGAWDLEAGPDGRAMSIGASDGRATLRFDPDRNGIIDAQLARNGIIGSRLLAPMFTDWLAADVTLNSPATKQQASRRSATYPYTHTDGYRPLDEDVLATGGKLLSGRVKSAGDPLVNVRDVMLEFDALTNGGGDLELMVSRRDVVFTITVTADSTSMTMQRGDNPASVIASSDRGIPNGNWTYVELASVDHQVTLRLDGKVVLQTTPDEYAPDVQALLDEYIAMQQDDFDGEKPAKARLALTADGIDAELRHVKVWRDVYYLTGPSMIWGMPTADGAPDRPQGLGVQPKTPIVLGPDEFFTLGDNSLLSGDSRYWNNPVELKAEGLSVEPGRVPRRFILGKAFFVYWPAGHRPVENLPSIVPNFGEMRFIH; from the coding sequence ATGTCGGACGTCAGCACATCTCCCCAGCCCGAAGCTTCGACCGCTCCAGCCCAAGCCCGCAAACACAGCGGCGGGATCAAGGAGTTGGTCGAGAACATGCTCATCGCGTTTGTCCTCGCGTTCATGTTCCGCTGCTTCGTTGTCGAGGCGTTCGTGATACCGACCGGCTCGATGGCCCCAACGCTGCTCGGGGCGCACATGCGATTCACCGACCCCGACTCGGGCTACCGCTGGATCACCAACTACTCCGCGGCCGGCGATATCAACGGCCAACTCATCATCCCGAAAACGGCCGTCGTCGTCGGACAAGACGGACGGGGACAAAACCAGGTTCTGCCGATCATCAGCCCCAACACGCTGTACCGCGTGCCGCCGATCATCGAAGGGGATCCCGACAATGACGCGACCGCCCCGCCGATCCACTATGGCGATCGCATTCTCGTCCAGAAGTACATCTACATCCTGCGCGAGCCCGCCCGTTGGGACGTGATCGTGTTCAAGAACCCGGACATCGACAAGTCGGGCGCGGAGCCTTATCAACAGAACTACATCAAGCGGCTCATCGGCCTGCCGGGCGAAACCGTGATGATCCTTGACGGCGATATCTACGTCGCCGACACTCCCACGCCCACCGCGGCCGACTACGTCATCCAAACCAAGCCCAAGAAAGTCCAGGACGCGCTCTGGCGGATCGTTTACGACCACGATTTCAAGAGCCAGGGCTTGCCTCGGGACATCCGCCGCACGGACGGCAAGGCGCTGGGCATTTCCGACCCGGCGTTCGTGAACCCATGGTCGGACCTGAGCGGCGCGTGGGACCTTGAGGCAGGCCCGGACGGCCGGGCCATGTCGATCGGCGCGAGCGACGGCCGGGCAACGTTGCGGTTCGATCCAGACCGCAACGGAATCATCGACGCACAACTCGCCCGCAACGGGATCATCGGCAGCCGATTGCTCGCACCGATGTTCACCGACTGGCTGGCGGCCGACGTCACCCTCAACAGCCCCGCCACTAAACAGCAAGCCTCGCGCCGATCAGCGACGTACCCCTACACGCACACCGACGGCTACCGCCCGCTCGATGAAGACGTCCTGGCAACCGGCGGCAAGCTGCTCAGCGGACGCGTCAAGTCCGCCGGTGATCCGCTGGTTAACGTCCGCGATGTCATGCTGGAGTTCGACGCATTGACCAACGGCGGTGGCGATCTGGAGCTGATGGTCAGTCGCCGTGACGTGGTTTTCACCATCACGGTCACCGCCGACAGCACGTCCATGACGATGCAGCGCGGCGACAATCCTGCCAGCGTGATCGCGTCCAGCGATCGCGGCATCCCCAACGGCAACTGGACCTATGTCGAACTCGCCAGCGTCGACCATCAGGTCACCCTCCGCCTTGACGGCAAGGTCGTGCTGCAAACCACGCCGGATGAGTACGCCCCCGACGTGCAGGCCCTGCTCGACGAGTACATCGCGATGCAGCAGGATGATTTCGACGGAGAGAAGCCCGCGAAGGCCCGACTCGCACTGACCGCCGACGGCATCGACGCCGAGCTCCGGCACGTCAAAGTCTGGCGCGACGTCTACTACCTCACCGGGCCGAGCATGATCTGGGGTATGCCCACCGCCGACGGCGCACCCGACAGGCCACAGGGTCTGGGCGTTCAACCGAAAACACCGATCGTGCTCGGGCCCGACGAGTTCTTCACGCTCGGCGACAACTCGCTCTTGTCGGGCGACAGCCGGTACTGGAACAATCCCGTCGAACTCAAGGCCGAAGGGCTTTCGGTCGAGCCAGGGCGGGTGCCGCGGCGGTTCATCCTCGGCAAGGCATTCTTCGTGTATTGGCCGGCCGGTCATCGTCCGGTCGAGAACCTCCCCAGCATCGTGCCGAACTTCGGCGAGATGCGGTTCATCCACTGA
- a CDS encoding SDR family NAD(P)-dependent oxidoreductase, translating into MTLLSEKPTVLITGAAGFIGSHCAERLTALGCRVVAVDNFNDFYDRKWKEMNLKSVGNSVDVEEMDITDGAEIDRVVRLSKPAAILHLAAMAGVRPSIEQPAYYARVNVEGTTHLLEAARKNGASHFVFASSSSVYGNLDHVPFSETDNVGEPISPYAATKRAGELIAHTFNHLYNLPVSMLRFFTVYGPRQRPDLAIHKFTRLISNGEKVPFFGDGSTSRDYTFVADIVDGILATIDRDTTRNPYRIYNLGGSSPVSLSELVAGIEKAVGKKADLDRQPGQPGDVSRTFADLSRAKAEIGYEPKVSLDEGLARFVKWFREFGHLYTLPE; encoded by the coding sequence ATGACGTTGCTGTCAGAGAAACCGACGGTGCTGATCACCGGGGCGGCGGGCTTTATCGGATCCCACTGCGCCGAGCGGCTCACCGCGCTGGGCTGCCGGGTCGTTGCGGTCGACAACTTCAACGACTTCTACGACCGCAAGTGGAAAGAAATGAACCTCAAAAGCGTCGGCAACAGCGTCGACGTGGAAGAGATGGACATCACCGACGGTGCCGAGATCGATCGCGTCGTCCGCCTCTCCAAACCAGCGGCGATTCTTCACCTGGCCGCGATGGCCGGCGTCCGACCGAGCATCGAGCAACCCGCCTACTACGCCCGAGTCAACGTCGAGGGCACCACGCACTTGCTCGAAGCCGCCCGGAAGAACGGGGCGAGCCACTTTGTCTTTGCGAGTAGCTCGAGCGTCTACGGCAACCTTGATCACGTTCCGTTCAGCGAGACCGACAACGTCGGCGAACCCATCAGCCCATACGCCGCGACCAAACGGGCCGGCGAGTTGATCGCGCACACGTTCAATCACTTGTACAACTTGCCCGTGAGCATGCTGCGGTTCTTCACGGTTTACGGGCCACGTCAGCGGCCGGACCTAGCGATTCACAAGTTCACGCGGCTCATCAGCAACGGGGAGAAAGTGCCGTTCTTCGGTGACGGGAGTACGAGCCGGGACTACACGTTCGTCGCCGATATCGTCGATGGCATTCTCGCGACCATCGACCGCGACACGACAAGGAACCCGTACCGCATCTACAACCTCGGCGGCAGCAGTCCGGTGTCGCTCAGCGAGCTCGTCGCCGGCATCGAGAAGGCGGTCGGCAAGAAGGCCGACCTCGACCGCCAGCCCGGGCAGCCCGGCGACGTGAGCCGCACCTTCGCCGACCTGTCTCGTGCCAAGGCCGAGATCGGCTACGAACCGAAGGTGTCACTCGACGAAGGACTCGCTCGATTCGTGAAGTGGTTCCGCGAGTTCGGCCACCTTTACACGCTGCCGGAGTGA